The DNA window AATAAATACATATTCAAGACCGGATTTTAATAAAATAAAACCCAGTATACCGGATGCCAAAGTCATACCGACAAATTTCATGGTATTAAATATAGAAATAATACCTCCCATGACTCTGGTAGGAGCTACTTGGGTTATCAATGTATTAAGAAACGGTATCAATATACCAAAACCTGCACCAAAGATGAGCAATAATAAAAATACAGATGTCAAATTGTAAGCATAAGACATACCTGTAATAGCGATTCCTACAATCACGAATCCGGCTATTGTTATAGTCTGATTTGAGAATATCAATGACAGTCTTTTGGTCTGTGATGCAACAACAGCCATCGATGCACCCTGAATTCCAAGAGCGATACCTGCACCCTGTGCTGTAAACCCAAAATTATCTTTCAAAAGAAAAGGAACATAGATTATAATTGTAAACAGGAAAAAGAACAATGCAGAAACCAGAAACATGGTGTATGCTACATTGAAATTTTTAAGAGCGGTAACAATTTCATAAATTCCAGTTTTTTGTTTTGGCAACACTACATTTGTTTCGGGCAATACAAACACAGAAACAATAGCCAGAGGTATGGTTAAACCATAAAACAGAAATGGGTAGTTCCAGCCAAATATAGCAAGACTTCCGCCAATAAGTGGAGCAGTAACTTCGCCTATAGATGTGGTCAGACTAACTCTACCCATTGCATGAATGCGTTCAATGTTTTTATACAATTCACCTATCATAGTCATAACCAGTGGCATCATGCCGGCGGTTCCTATACCCTGAATGAATCTGAAAACGAGCAATACAGGCAGGTTTGGTGCAAAAAAACCGGCGAAGCCGGATAAACCGTTAATAATAAGGCAGGTTATCAGAACCTTTTTTCGAGCCAGATTATCGATTCTGGTTCCCAGTAACAGCATGAACAATGCATTGGATAGGGTGTAAACTCCCATGACCCAACCAACAGCTTCAGGGGTAGAATTAAGTGGGTCTACCATGTCCGGCAAAACCGGTCCCATAAGGGCACTTCCAGTCATACCGAAAAAAGCAACCAGACATAAAACAAGCAGAATCACTCTTGTAGTCAGGTTCATAAAAATCAGTCAGTAGAAAGATTTGGTTTTGTGAACTACCACTTGGCTAAAGACCAAGTGGCTTCCTGTTTCATCCTTTTCCCTTATGGGAACAAGTCCACAGGCTCTACCCCTCATCCCGAAGGTGAATTGATGCCTATTAGATTCTGTCTATCCAGTGCGAATTTTTTAATGTTAACTGATGCGTTGATGTCCCTATCATGTATCGTTTTACAGTCAGGACATTCCCATTCTCTGTCTTTAAGTTCTAAATCCTGATAATAATATCCACATACATGACAGATTTTGCTTGATGGGTCGAATCGTCCTATCTTGATAATATTTTTACCGTACCATTCTGCTTTATACTCTAATTTCTGAACGAAACTACTCCATGAAGCATCGGTTATATGCTGTGCCAGATTATGATTTTTCAGCAGTCCTTTTACATTCAAACATTCCAGTGCTACAGCTTGGTTCTCGCTTATCAGTTTATTACTTAATTTATGCTGGAAATCTTCTCTCTGATTAGCAATTTTCTCATGATATTTTGCTATCTGATGTTTCAGTTTCCTGTAATTGTTAGAACCCTTCTTTTTTCTGCTGAGCCTTTTCTGTAATACCTTCAATCTTTCAATTGAATTTTTCAGGTATCTGGGGTTGCCGATTTTTTCACCATCGGATGTTACAGCGAAATCCTTGATTCCTACATCGACTCCTATAGTATTAACTTCGTAGAATGTCTGTTTTTGTGGTAATTGTTTGTCGTCATCGACTAAAATACTGATATAATATTTTCCTGTCGGTGTTCTTGTTATAGTTGCAGTCCTTTGTTTACCATCAAACCTTCTATGAAGCCTTGTTTTTATCCAGCCGATTTTAGGTATGTATACTTTATTATTACCAAAATCGACTTTATAATACTGAGGAACAGAAAACGATTGTACTGGGTTTTTCTTGGATTTAAACTTTGGAAAACCTGATTTTTCTCTGAAAAATTTGGTAAAAGCATTTTCCAGGTTAAGAGTAGCTCCCTGTAATGATTGAGAGTTAATTTCATTCAACCATTCATGATCTTCTTTTAATACCCTTATCTGTTTGTTCAATTCAAATCTTGATATTGCTTTACCATCCTGCTCATAAGATTTGATTTTGTTCTCCAATGCCCAGTTGTATATGAACCTACAAGCTCCTATATGTTTTGCGATTAACTCCTGTTGGATTTGGTTTGGATACATACGATACTTGTAAGCTTTTAACATACCATAATTATTATGATTTAACATTATTTATATGTTAAGTTATATATTGGACGGTATTCAGCCCTGATGCTGAAGACATCAGGGTTTTCTACCTTCCATTATTATAAATTGTCCTGTCTGGGATTTTTCAAGAAAAAGTTGGATGTTTATTGTAAGCCTCGGGCGGGGATCGAACCCGCGACCTCGTCCTTACCAAGGACGCGCTACACCACTAAGCCACCGAGGCTCTTTTATTGTGCTGACGTATTCCTCCTAAATATCAGGTATCTTTTATTAAATTTTTGGTTGAAAACAGCCGTATTTATAAATACCATCTGTCATCAACCGGAAAGAGTTCATTAATCCACATGAGTACATGATTGTGGTGTATAATTTTGTAAGACCTTGAAAGCACCTGGTTGCATTCAAAATACTCATGATTCTCTTCAACTTCAAGATTTTCAAAATCCCTACGGGTTTCTATATCATGGTTTCTAAGAATTTTACCAATCGGTATGTCAGCGCGCATCATGTCCTGTTTTACTTCAGGAGGCATTCTTTTAATGGGTGATAGTGACCTTGCATAAACATAGGGTTTGTTCCCCGCAACCAGAGCGACTGTACGATAGTTTATTTCATCTCCGATATCGATATTAAAAAGGGAAGCGGTATCTTTGTCTGCAGGTATTAAGTACTGATTCTTGGTTATAACAGATACGTCCTCTTTTGTCATTATTTCAAGCAGGAAGGTAATAGATCCATCAGTACCTGCACATACCCGCAGACAGGTCGGAATGTCAAGATTTTTGAGTTTATCAAGGAATCCGGTTATCAAAAATCACACCAGCAGTTTAATCTTGTACTTCTTTTTTAGCCATTTTTACACGTTCTTTGGCAGTGTACCCGGTTGCCTGATACAAGAAATCCCTGAACCTTTTGTTGGTATCAAGTATCAGTTCATCATCAAGTTCTGTTTCATCGGCTGACTCGGTTTCAACAGCCATTTTTTTGCCTTCCAGCCATACTTCTACTTTATCCAGAGCACCGTATGAAGTTATAAATTTGTCATCTTCACACTTTATTTCGGTCGGAAAGCACTCATCAAGTATTGAATAGATACGGTCACTGTCTGGTTTATATCCACGTTTTAATTTATACAACTGCATGTTATCACCAAATACAATCTAATTCTACCAATTAAATTTTATTTTTTATATAATTACTGGACTATAACCACGGGAATTAATATTAAATAATTTAAACTCAAAATATTAGTAAGACTTCAATATTAATAGTGGGGATAAAAT is part of the Methanohalobium evestigatum Z-7303 genome and encodes:
- a CDS encoding MFS transporter; amino-acid sequence: MNLTTRVILLVLCLVAFFGMTGSALMGPVLPDMVDPLNSTPEAVGWVMGVYTLSNALFMLLLGTRIDNLARKKVLITCLIINGLSGFAGFFAPNLPVLLVFRFIQGIGTAGMMPLVMTMIGELYKNIERIHAMGRVSLTTSIGEVTAPLIGGSLAIFGWNYPFLFYGLTIPLAIVSVFVLPETNVVLPKQKTGIYEIVTALKNFNVAYTMFLVSALFFFLFTIIIYVPFLLKDNFGFTAQGAGIALGIQGASMAVVASQTKRLSLIFSNQTITIAGFVIVGIAITGMSYAYNLTSVFLLLLIFGAGFGILIPFLNTLITQVAPTRVMGGIISIFNTMKFVGMTLASGILGFILLKSGLEYVFIVSGLIAFGVVIINSFVYRKFQNKT
- the tnpB gene encoding IS200/IS605 family element RNA-guided endonuclease TnpB, which translates into the protein MLKAYKYRMYPNQIQQELIAKHIGACRFIYNWALENKIKSYEQDGKAISRFELNKQIRVLKEDHEWLNEINSQSLQGATLNLENAFTKFFREKSGFPKFKSKKNPVQSFSVPQYYKVDFGNNKVYIPKIGWIKTRLHRRFDGKQRTATITRTPTGKYYISILVDDDKQLPQKQTFYEVNTIGVDVGIKDFAVTSDGEKIGNPRYLKNSIERLKVLQKRLSRKKKGSNNYRKLKHQIAKYHEKIANQREDFQHKLSNKLISENQAVALECLNVKGLLKNHNLAQHITDASWSSFVQKLEYKAEWYGKNIIKIGRFDPSSKICHVCGYYYQDLELKDREWECPDCKTIHDRDINASVNIKKFALDRQNLIGINSPSG
- a CDS encoding chorismate--pyruvate lyase family protein — translated: MITGFLDKLKNLDIPTCLRVCAGTDGSITFLLEIMTKEDVSVITKNQYLIPADKDTASLFNIDIGDEINYRTVALVAGNKPYVYARSLSPIKRMPPEVKQDMMRADIPIGKILRNHDIETRRDFENLEVEENHEYFECNQVLSRSYKIIHHNHVLMWINELFPVDDRWYL
- a CDS encoding DUF5611 family protein; protein product: MQLYKLKRGYKPDSDRIYSILDECFPTEIKCEDDKFITSYGALDKVEVWLEGKKMAVETESADETELDDELILDTNKRFRDFLYQATGYTAKERVKMAKKEVQD